A genomic stretch from Megalobrama amblycephala isolate DHTTF-2021 linkage group LG22, ASM1881202v1, whole genome shotgun sequence includes:
- the LOC125258378 gene encoding C-C motif chemokine 20-like isoform X4 codes for METQRILMRSLAVVFIASVIWTITDTEKNTAEKFSICCTAVSTVELTDPIIGFRLQKQSLPCLMAVIFKTERGEFCYDPRQPWVKEKVKLFRAKNA; via the exons ATGGAGACACAAAGGATCCTCATGAGGAGTTTGGCTGTTGTGTTCATTGCATCTGTGATCTGGACTATAACAG ATACAGAGAAGAATACAGCAGAGAAGTTTAGCATATGCTGTACTGCCGTCTCCACAGTAGAGTTGACTGATCCAATCATCGGTTTCAGGCTGCAAAAACAAAGTCTTCCATGTCTGATGGCCGTCAT CTTTAAGACTGAACGAGGAGAGTTCTGCTATGATCCTAGACAACCATGGGTGAAGGAGAAAGTTAAGCTTTT cagAGCTAAAAACGCCTGA
- the LOC125258378 gene encoding C-C motif chemokine 20-like isoform X3: METQRILMRSLAVVFIASVIWTITADTEKNTAEKFSICCTAVSTVELTDPIIGFRLQKQSLPCLMAVIFKTERGEFCYDPRQPWVKEKVKLFRAKNA, from the exons ATGGAGACACAAAGGATCCTCATGAGGAGTTTGGCTGTTGTGTTCATTGCATCTGTGATCTGGACTATAACAG CAGATACAGAGAAGAATACAGCAGAGAAGTTTAGCATATGCTGTACTGCCGTCTCCACAGTAGAGTTGACTGATCCAATCATCGGTTTCAGGCTGCAAAAACAAAGTCTTCCATGTCTGATGGCCGTCAT CTTTAAGACTGAACGAGGAGAGTTCTGCTATGATCCTAGACAACCATGGGTGAAGGAGAAAGTTAAGCTTTT cagAGCTAAAAACGCCTGA
- the LOC125258378 gene encoding uncharacterized protein LOC125258378 isoform X2, translating to METQRILMRSLAVVFIASVIWTITVSADTEKNTAEKFSICCTAVSTVELTDPIIGFRLQKQSLPCLMAVIFKTERGEFCYDPRQPWVKEKVKLLAKNA from the exons ATGGAGACACAAAGGATCCTCATGAGGAGTTTGGCTGTTGTGTTCATTGCATCTGTGATCTGGACTATAACAG TCTCAGCAGATACAGAGAAGAATACAGCAGAGAAGTTTAGCATATGCTGTACTGCCGTCTCCACAGTAGAGTTGACTGATCCAATCATCGGTTTCAGGCTGCAAAAACAAAGTCTTCCATGTCTGATGGCCGTCAT CTTTAAGACTGAACGAGGAGAGTTCTGCTATGATCCTAGACAACCATGGGTGAAGGAGAAAGTTAAGCTTTT AGCTAAAAACGCCTGA
- the LOC125258378 gene encoding C-C motif chemokine 20-like isoform X1, translating into METQRILMRSLAVVFIASVIWTITVSADTEKNTAEKFSICCTAVSTVELTDPIIGFRLQKQSLPCLMAVIFKTERGEFCYDPRQPWVKEKVKLFRAKNA; encoded by the exons ATGGAGACACAAAGGATCCTCATGAGGAGTTTGGCTGTTGTGTTCATTGCATCTGTGATCTGGACTATAACAG TCTCAGCAGATACAGAGAAGAATACAGCAGAGAAGTTTAGCATATGCTGTACTGCCGTCTCCACAGTAGAGTTGACTGATCCAATCATCGGTTTCAGGCTGCAAAAACAAAGTCTTCCATGTCTGATGGCCGTCAT CTTTAAGACTGAACGAGGAGAGTTCTGCTATGATCCTAGACAACCATGGGTGAAGGAGAAAGTTAAGCTTTT cagAGCTAAAAACGCCTGA